A window of the Streptomyces luomodiensis genome harbors these coding sequences:
- a CDS encoding DUF4287 domain-containing protein produces the protein MSQIFSDETHRNLLSRIPHCTGREVADWLRTIDEGPAFFRFEEKVSWLRGEHQLAYGHAKAIVHEHDLRRAARKLL, from the coding sequence ATGTCCCAAATCTTCTCCGACGAGACTCACCGGAACCTACTCTCCCGCATCCCCCACTGCACAGGCCGTGAAGTCGCCGACTGGCTGCGCACGATCGACGAGGGCCCCGCTTTCTTCCGCTTCGAGGAGAAGGTCAGCTGGCTGCGTGGTGAGCATCAGCTCGCTTACGGTCACGCGAAAGCCATCGTCCACGAACACGACTTGAGGCGCGCGGCACGCAAGCTGCTGTAG
- a CDS encoding SGNH/GDSL hydrolase family protein, giving the protein MSMSRARVARRIAAAAAYGGGGIGLLGGVTAVLLLTEVSHAKRVVGGSEDPPPRADGRYGFAFARRTGQPPLRLAFLGDSTAAGQGVHRPSQTPGALLASGLAAVAERPVDLRNVALPGAQSSDLERQVSLVLEDPELLPDVCVIMIGANDVTRRMPPATSVRLLSDAVRRLRAYGCEVVVGTCPDLGTIEPVYQPLRWIARRLSRQLAAAQTIGVVEQGGRTVSLGDLLGPEFAANPRELFGPDNYHPSAEGYATAAMAVLPTLCDSLGLWPEEAPETLDEGILPVATAAAEAAAEGGTEVTAARGTWARLLRRHRLAPKEPTTVADPTNASSPAPPPPTTC; this is encoded by the coding sequence ATGTCGATGTCGAGGGCGAGGGTGGCGCGGCGGATCGCGGCCGCGGCGGCATACGGGGGCGGCGGGATCGGGCTGCTGGGCGGGGTGACCGCCGTGCTGTTGCTCACCGAGGTGTCCCATGCGAAGCGGGTCGTGGGCGGGTCCGAGGATCCGCCACCGCGCGCGGACGGCCGATATGGCTTCGCCTTCGCCCGCAGAACCGGCCAGCCACCACTGCGGCTGGCCTTTCTCGGCGACTCCACGGCCGCCGGACAGGGCGTCCACCGCCCCAGCCAGACACCGGGCGCGCTGCTCGCCTCGGGGCTCGCGGCGGTCGCCGAACGCCCGGTGGACCTGCGGAACGTGGCGCTGCCGGGGGCGCAGTCCAGCGATCTGGAGCGCCAGGTGTCGCTGGTGCTGGAGGACCCCGAGCTGCTCCCCGACGTCTGCGTGATCATGATCGGCGCCAATGACGTCACCCGCCGGATGCCGCCCGCCACGTCGGTGCGGCTGCTGTCGGACGCGGTGCGCAGGCTGCGCGCGTACGGCTGCGAGGTGGTGGTGGGCACCTGTCCCGACCTCGGCACGATCGAGCCCGTCTATCAGCCGCTGCGCTGGATCGCGCGGCGGCTGAGCCGACAGCTGGCCGCCGCGCAGACGATCGGGGTGGTCGAGCAGGGCGGGCGCACGGTCTCGCTGGGCGATCTGCTCGGCCCCGAGTTCGCGGCCAATCCGCGCGAGCTGTTCGGCCCGGACAACTACCACCCCTCGGCGGAGGGGTACGCCACGGCCGCGATGGCCGTTCTGCCGACCCTGTGCGACTCACTGGGCCTGTGGCCCGAGGAGGCGCCGGAAACGCTCGACGAGGGCATCCTGCCGGTCGCCACGGCGGCGGCCGAGGCGGCCGCCGAAGGCGGCACCGAGGTCACCGCGGCCCGCGGCACCTGGGCCCGGCTGCTGCGCCGCCATCGGCTCGCCCCGAAGGAGCCGACGACCGTGGCCGACCCCACCAACGCCTCCTCCCCCGCACCCCCACCCCCCACCACCTGCTGA
- a CDS encoding Bax inhibitor-1/YccA family protein — translation MRSSNPVFSRRGFSRSGGYAGFGAAPQAGSPVAGQGNPYAGGNPYAQAPTNPYAADAQQNLTPEQMQQMYGAPPASPLQTGRMTMDDVVMRTGMTLGTVIVAAAVAWIAQLPVGVGFGAALVAMVLGLVQSFKRTVSPALIIGYALFEGLFLGVISQVYNDRWSGIPMQAVLGTMAVFVGVLVAYKTRLIRVNARFQRFVLAAAIGFLLLMTVNLLFAAFGGGDGLGFRSGGLGIVFGLVGVVLGAAFLAMDFKQVEDGVRYGAPREESWLAAFGLTLSLVWIYLELLRLISIFRD, via the coding sequence ATGAGGAGCAGCAACCCGGTCTTCTCGCGACGGGGGTTCAGCCGCAGCGGCGGCTACGCCGGTTTCGGCGCGGCGCCGCAGGCCGGGAGCCCCGTCGCCGGTCAGGGCAATCCGTATGCCGGCGGTAACCCGTACGCGCAGGCGCCCACGAACCCCTATGCGGCGGACGCCCAGCAGAACCTGACCCCCGAGCAGATGCAGCAGATGTACGGCGCGCCGCCGGCGAGCCCGCTGCAGACCGGCCGCATGACGATGGACGACGTCGTCATGCGCACCGGTATGACCCTCGGTACCGTCATCGTCGCCGCCGCGGTCGCCTGGATCGCGCAGCTTCCGGTGGGCGTGGGCTTCGGCGCCGCGCTCGTGGCGATGGTGCTCGGCCTCGTCCAGTCGTTCAAGCGCACGGTCTCACCCGCGCTGATCATCGGTTACGCCCTCTTCGAGGGCCTCTTCCTCGGTGTCATCAGCCAGGTCTACAACGACCGCTGGTCCGGCATCCCGATGCAGGCCGTGCTCGGCACGATGGCCGTGTTCGTCGGTGTGCTGGTCGCGTACAAGACCCGCCTCATCCGGGTGAACGCACGGTTCCAGCGCTTTGTGCTCGCCGCCGCCATCGGCTTCCTGCTGCTGATGACGGTCAACCTGCTGTTCGCCGCCTTCGGTGGCGGTGACGGCCTCGGCTTCCGCAGCGGTGGCCTCGGCATCGTCTTCGGCCTCGTCGGTGTCGTGCTCGGCGCGGCGTTCCTGGCGATGGACTTCAAGCAGGTGGAGGACGGCGTCCGGTACGGCGCTCCGCGCGAGGAGTCCTGGCTGGCCGCCTTCGGTCTGACGCTGTCGCTGGTCTGGATCTACCTGGAGCTGCTCCGGCTGATCTCCATCTTCAGGGACTAG
- a CDS encoding MurR/RpiR family transcriptional regulator — MSTDNGVGGARVTPRGEDVAAAPPGASADSADSGAAAGSVGSGAAAGSVGSGAPAGSAGSGASTAARLQALFEGHRLTPTQRRIAHCMVRRAADAPFLSSVELAELAGVSQPSVTRFAVALGFDGYPALRKHLREVAPAGPEAHEGSYNEYQQAVLAEIDNLRHLAALLADPAPVVRAGRLLAGSRPLPVLGLRAASAQARGFTYFARKVHPDVRLLDEGGTILADRVDAARHAGATVLLCFALPRHPREVVEGLEYAREAGLTVVTVADSAFAPVARHSDLLLPAAVGTGLAFDTACAPMLLGRVLLEAMCDALPDAQARLEEFDAKAAERGLFVE; from the coding sequence ATGAGTACGGACAACGGGGTGGGCGGTGCGAGGGTGACGCCGAGGGGCGAGGACGTCGCGGCGGCGCCGCCGGGCGCGTCGGCCGACTCGGCCGACTCCGGTGCGGCTGCCGGCTCGGTCGGCTCGGGTGCGGCTGCTGGCTCGGTTGGCTCGGGTGCGCCTGCCGGTTCGGCCGGATCCGGTGCCTCGACCGCCGCCCGGCTTCAGGCGCTCTTCGAGGGTCACCGGCTGACCCCGACCCAGCGGCGGATCGCCCACTGCATGGTGCGGCGGGCGGCGGACGCGCCGTTCCTCTCCAGCGTCGAGCTGGCCGAGCTGGCGGGCGTCAGCCAGCCGTCCGTGACGCGCTTCGCGGTCGCCCTCGGCTTCGACGGCTATCCGGCCCTGCGCAAGCATCTGCGCGAGGTCGCCCCGGCCGGGCCGGAGGCGCACGAGGGGTCGTACAACGAGTACCAGCAGGCCGTCCTGGCCGAGATCGACAATCTGCGCCATCTCGCCGCGCTGCTGGCCGACCCCGCCCCCGTCGTCCGTGCCGGCCGGCTGCTCGCGGGTTCCCGTCCGCTGCCGGTCCTCGGTCTGCGTGCCGCCTCCGCGCAGGCCCGCGGCTTCACGTACTTCGCACGCAAGGTCCATCCGGACGTCCGGCTGCTCGACGAGGGCGGCACGATACTGGCCGACCGCGTCGACGCGGCGAGGCACGCGGGCGCGACGGTGCTGCTGTGCTTCGCGCTGCCGCGCCATCCGCGTGAGGTCGTCGAGGGTCTGGAGTACGCCCGGGAGGCGGGCCTGACCGTGGTCACCGTCGCCGACAGCGCCTTCGCCCCGGTCGCCCGCCACAGTGATCTGCTGCTGCCTGCGGCGGTCGGTACGGGCCTCGCCTTCGACACCGCGTGCGCGCCGATGCTGCTCGGGCGGGTGCTGCTCGAGGCGATGTGCGACGCGCTGCCGGACGCGCAGGCGCGCTTGGAGGAGTTCGACGCGAAGGCCGCGGAGCGGGGCCTGTTCGTGGAGTGA
- a CDS encoding cystathionine beta-synthase, translating to MQYYESMIELVGNTPLVKLNTVTEGIRATVLAKVEYFNPGGSVKDRIAVRMIEAAERSGELKPGGTIVEPTSGNTGVGLAMVAQRKGYKCVFVCPDKVSTDKINVLRAYGAEVVVCPTAVDPEHPDSYYNVSDRLVRETPGAWKPDQYSNPNNPLSHYETTGPELWEQTEGKITHFVAGVGTGGTISGTGRYLKEASEGRVRVVGADPEGSVYSGGSGRPYLIEGVGEDFWPTAYDQAVADEIVAVSDKDAFQMTRRLAKEEGLLVGGSCGMAVVAALKVAERLGPDDVVVVLLPDSGRGYLSKIFNDEWMADYGFLEEGGPSVRVGDVLQGKEGGLPSLVHMHPDETVGQAIDVLREYGVSQMPIVKPGAGHPDVMAAEVIGSVVERELLDALFARRAELTDPLEKHMSPPLPHVGSGEPVEDLMAVLGTADAAIVLVEGKPKGVVSRQDLLAYLASGTK from the coding sequence GTGCAGTACTACGAATCGATGATTGAGCTGGTCGGCAATACCCCGCTGGTGAAGCTCAACACGGTGACCGAAGGCATCCGGGCGACCGTCCTGGCCAAGGTCGAATACTTCAACCCCGGCGGCTCGGTGAAGGACCGGATCGCGGTCCGGATGATCGAGGCCGCCGAGCGCTCGGGGGAGCTCAAGCCGGGCGGCACCATCGTCGAGCCGACGTCCGGCAACACGGGGGTCGGCCTGGCCATGGTCGCCCAGCGCAAGGGCTACAAGTGCGTCTTCGTCTGCCCGGACAAGGTGTCCACGGACAAGATCAATGTGCTGCGGGCCTACGGTGCCGAGGTCGTGGTCTGCCCCACCGCCGTGGACCCCGAGCACCCCGACTCGTACTACAACGTCTCCGACCGCCTGGTCCGCGAGACGCCGGGTGCCTGGAAGCCCGACCAGTACAGCAACCCCAACAACCCGCTCTCCCACTACGAGACCACCGGCCCCGAGCTGTGGGAGCAGACCGAGGGGAAGATCACCCACTTCGTGGCGGGCGTCGGCACCGGCGGCACGATCTCCGGCACCGGCCGCTATCTGAAGGAGGCCAGCGAGGGCCGGGTCCGGGTCGTCGGCGCCGACCCCGAGGGCTCGGTCTACTCCGGCGGCTCCGGGCGCCCGTACCTGATCGAGGGCGTCGGTGAGGACTTCTGGCCGACCGCGTACGACCAGGCCGTCGCGGACGAGATCGTCGCGGTCTCCGACAAGGACGCCTTCCAGATGACGCGGCGGCTGGCCAAGGAGGAGGGGCTGCTGGTCGGCGGCTCCTGCGGGATGGCGGTCGTGGCGGCGCTGAAGGTCGCCGAGCGGCTCGGCCCGGACGATGTGGTGGTCGTCCTGCTGCCCGACAGCGGCCGCGGCTATCTGTCCAAGATCTTCAACGATGAGTGGATGGCCGACTACGGCTTCCTGGAGGAGGGCGGCCCCTCGGTGCGCGTCGGGGACGTGCTCCAGGGCAAGGAGGGCGGGCTGCCCTCGCTGGTCCATATGCACCCGGACGAGACGGTGGGCCAGGCCATCGACGTGCTGCGGGAGTACGGCGTCTCACAGATGCCGATCGTCAAGCCGGGCGCCGGGCACCCGGACGTGATGGCCGCCGAGGTCATCGGTTCGGTGGTGGAACGCGAGCTGCTGGACGCCCTGTTCGCCCGGCGCGCGGAGCTGACGGACCCGCTGGAGAAGCACATGAGCCCGCCGCTGCCGCACGTCGGCTCCGGTGAGCCGGTCGAGGACCTGATGGCGGTGCTGGGCACGGCGGACGCGGCGATCGTGCTGGTGGAGGGGAAGCCGAAGGGCGTGGTGAGCCGGCAGGACCTGCTCGCCTACCTGGCCAGCGGCACCAAGTGA
- a CDS encoding acyl-CoA synthetase → MSAPLLTSLAAPGGDRPDALSVGGRSLSREELLGAAGAVAARIAGAPVVAVRATATPETVVAVVGALLAGVPVVPVPPDSGPAERDHILRDSGATLLLTGEAVEAPVETVPVDPAERAAWAKPEPDPESTAFILYTSGTTGAPKGALISRRAVAADLDGLAAAWAWTAEDTLVHGLPLFHVHGLVLGVLGPLRVGSRLVHTGKPTPAAYAAAGGSLYFGVPTVWNRVVQDPDSARALASARLLVSGSAPLPAPVFRDLERLTGQRPIERYGMTETLITISTRADGERRPGYVGTPLAGIRTRIAAEEGAEIGELQLTGPTLFDGYLNRPEATAGSYTEDGWFRTGDIAAVDPDGFHRIVGRASTDLIKSGGYRIGAGEVENALLDHPAVREAAVVGAPHDDLGQEIVAYVVADGIGERELIDFVAAQLSVHKRPRKVRFLEALPRNAMGKPQKKLLPPA, encoded by the coding sequence GTGTCCGCACCTCTCCTCACGTCCCTCGCCGCGCCCGGCGGCGACCGCCCCGACGCGCTGAGTGTCGGCGGCCGCTCCCTCTCGCGCGAGGAGCTGCTGGGCGCCGCGGGCGCGGTGGCGGCCCGTATCGCCGGTGCGCCGGTCGTCGCGGTCCGGGCGACCGCGACCCCGGAGACGGTGGTCGCGGTGGTCGGCGCGTTGCTGGCCGGGGTGCCGGTGGTGCCCGTACCGCCGGACTCCGGCCCGGCCGAGCGGGACCACATACTGCGGGACTCCGGCGCCACCCTGCTGCTCACCGGGGAGGCCGTCGAGGCCCCCGTGGAGACCGTCCCGGTGGATCCGGCCGAGCGGGCGGCGTGGGCCAAGCCGGAGCCGGACCCGGAGTCCACGGCGTTCATCCTCTACACCTCGGGGACCACGGGGGCGCCCAAGGGCGCGCTGATCTCCCGGCGGGCGGTGGCCGCCGATCTGGACGGGCTCGCCGCGGCCTGGGCCTGGACCGCGGAGGACACCCTGGTCCACGGTCTGCCGCTGTTCCATGTGCACGGGCTGGTGCTCGGTGTGCTGGGCCCGCTGCGGGTGGGCAGCCGCCTGGTGCACACCGGCAAGCCGACCCCGGCGGCGTACGCGGCGGCGGGCGGCAGCCTCTACTTCGGCGTGCCCACGGTCTGGAACCGGGTCGTCCAGGACCCGGACTCCGCCCGCGCCCTGGCCTCCGCCCGGCTGCTGGTCTCCGGCAGCGCCCCGCTGCCCGCCCCCGTCTTCCGCGATCTCGAACGGCTCACCGGCCAGCGGCCCATCGAGCGCTACGGCATGACCGAGACCCTCATCACCATCTCCACCCGGGCCGACGGTGAGCGCCGCCCCGGCTATGTCGGCACCCCGCTGGCCGGTATCCGCACCCGGATCGCCGCCGAGGAGGGCGCCGAGATCGGTGAGCTCCAGCTGACCGGCCCGACCCTCTTCGACGGCTATCTGAACCGGCCCGAGGCCACGGCCGGTTCGTACACCGAGGACGGCTGGTTCCGGACGGGCGACATCGCCGCCGTCGACCCGGACGGCTTCCACCGCATCGTGGGCCGCGCCTCCACCGACCTGATCAAGTCCGGGGGCTACCGCATCGGCGCGGGCGAGGTGGAGAACGCCCTGCTGGACCATCCGGCCGTCCGCGAGGCCGCCGTCGTGGGCGCCCCGCACGACGATCTGGGTCAGGAGATCGTCGCGTATGTCGTCGCGGACGGCATCGGAGAACGGGAGCTGATCGACTTCGTCGCCGCCCAGCTCTCCGTCCACAAGCGGCCCCGCAAGGTCCGCTTCCTGGAGGCGCTGCCGCGCAACGCCATGGGCAAGCCGCAGAAGAAGCTGCTGCCCCCGGCCTGA
- a CDS encoding acetyl-CoA C-acetyltransferase translates to MPEAVIVSAARSPIGRAFKGSLKDLRPDDLTAEIIQAALAKVPELDPREIDDLMLGCGLPGGEQGHNLGRIVAVQMGMDHLPGCTVTRYCSSSLQTSRMALHAIKAGEGDVFISAGVEMVSRSNKGTSDGLPDTHNPLFAEAEARTAERAGQEGTDWHDPREDGLLPDPYIAMGQTAENLARLKGITREEMDEFGVRSQNLAEQAIEKGFWEREITPVTTPDGTVVSKDDGPRAGTTLEAVRGLKPVFRPDGRITAGNCCPLNDGAAALVIMSDTKARELGVTPLARIVSTGVSGLSPEIMGYGPVEASQQALARAGMAIGDIDLVEINEAFAAQVIPSYRDLGIDLDRLNVNGGAIAVGHPFGMTGARITGTLINSLQFHDKQFGLETMCVGGGQGMAMVIERLS, encoded by the coding sequence ATGCCCGAAGCAGTGATCGTCTCTGCCGCCCGTTCGCCCATCGGCCGTGCCTTCAAGGGATCGCTCAAGGATCTGCGGCCGGACGACCTCACCGCCGAGATCATCCAGGCCGCGCTCGCCAAGGTCCCCGAGCTCGACCCGCGCGAGATCGACGACCTCATGCTCGGCTGCGGGCTGCCGGGCGGTGAGCAGGGGCACAACCTGGGCCGGATCGTGGCCGTGCAGATGGGGATGGACCACCTCCCCGGCTGTACGGTCACCCGCTACTGCTCCTCCTCCCTCCAGACCTCGCGGATGGCGCTGCACGCCATCAAGGCGGGCGAGGGCGACGTCTTCATCTCGGCGGGCGTCGAGATGGTCTCGCGGTCGAACAAGGGCACCTCGGACGGGCTGCCGGACACCCACAACCCGCTGTTCGCGGAGGCCGAGGCCCGTACGGCCGAGCGCGCCGGGCAGGAGGGCACCGACTGGCACGACCCGCGCGAGGACGGTCTGCTCCCCGACCCGTACATCGCGATGGGCCAGACGGCCGAGAACCTGGCCCGGCTCAAGGGGATCACCCGCGAGGAGATGGACGAGTTCGGCGTGCGGTCCCAGAACCTCGCCGAGCAGGCCATCGAGAAGGGCTTCTGGGAGCGTGAGATCACCCCGGTGACCACGCCCGACGGCACGGTCGTCAGCAAGGACGACGGCCCCCGCGCGGGCACCACCCTGGAGGCGGTGCGGGGCCTGAAGCCGGTCTTCCGCCCCGACGGCCGGATCACCGCGGGCAACTGCTGCCCGCTCAACGACGGCGCCGCGGCGCTGGTGATCATGTCGGACACCAAGGCGCGGGAGCTGGGCGTGACCCCGCTGGCCCGGATCGTGTCGACCGGCGTCTCCGGCCTCTCCCCCGAGATCATGGGCTACGGACCGGTCGAGGCGTCCCAGCAGGCGCTGGCCCGCGCCGGGATGGCGATCGGCGACATCGACCTGGTGGAGATCAACGAGGCGTTCGCCGCGCAGGTCATCCCGTCCTACCGCGATCTGGGCATCGACCTGGACCGCCTCAACGTCAACGGCGGCGCGATCGCCGTGGGCCACCCCTTCGGCATGACCGGCGCCCGGATCACCGGCACGCTGATCAATTCGCTTCAGTTCCACGACAAGCAGTTCGGCCTCGAGACGATGTGCGTCGGGGGCGGCCAGGGCATGGCCATGGTGATCGAACGGCTGAGCTGA